From the genome of Alosa alosa isolate M-15738 ecotype Scorff River chromosome 18, AALO_Geno_1.1, whole genome shotgun sequence, one region includes:
- the LOC125311293 gene encoding uncharacterized protein LOC125311293 translates to MELEIHASSSDLEDNFIPPTPDTQGPPPGKNNPFRSPRCQRREPRTQGRRRCSSPAPVRGSISRSAASTRGSTRTQHHDPTHWTVARIRSTLHSRGIAFRRKQAALSSIPARFLPPAIQLDEAHTTSNLANQARRGTLQNYSLATAQALPPPPHAAAFEPPPVTASTRNLILSEIQKLGSRGGPVPYSTPQLFGDHLPINHPLSYLQPITADLALQALAPRTMQSYWTAWSCFKQFQAKHSLPFPSFDAVTISSFITYAHTSLGIKVSSIRVYLAGIHLVYKLLHGSECPSFSDTRIGLLIKGIRRQQPVPQDSRLPITSSILATCLATLRKGFISPHSDFTISVMFILAFFGLLRCSKFTCPSSLFIPDVHTCIADLEQLDQDTIRFTIKQSKTDQFRKGHSIFIFNSASDLQPLQYLSHYISYRSAQALSTSPLFVSDEGLPITRHRFQTLLKNILVKSGFPADRYSAHSFRIGAATTAALIGLSEQQIKILGRWSSDAYQSYIRSNLVDLRLAQQALM, encoded by the exons ATGGAACTGGAAATCCACGCCTCTTCCAGCGATCTGGAGGACAACTTCATCCCGCCAACACCCGACACCCAGGGCCCTCCGCCGGGCAAAAATAATCCTTTTCGTTCCCCTCGCTGCCAGCGTAGGGAACCCAGGACACAGGGTCGCAGAAGgtgctcctctcctgcccccgtGCGGGGCAGTATTTCCCGCTCAGCAGCCTCAACTCGCGGCAGCACCAGGACCCAGCACCATGACCCTACCCACTGGACAGTGGCTCGCATCCGCAGCACTCTCCATTCCCGCGGCATCGCGTTCCGTAG GAAGCAGGCTGCTCTTTCTAGCATCCCGGCGCGGTTCCTTCCGCCGGCCATTCAGCTGGACGAAGCACACACCACCAGCAACCTCGCGAACCAGGCACGCCGAGGCACGCTGCAAAACTATTCTTTAGCCACAGCACAGGCCCTGCCACCGCCTCCTCACGCTGCAGCATTCGAACCACCACCCGTCACAGCGTCCACCAGGAACCTCATCTTGTCAGAGATTCAGAAGCTTGGCTCCAGAGGCGGACCCGTACCCTACTCCACTCCCCAGCTTTTCGGAGACCATCTTCCTATAAACCACCCCCTCAGCTATCTTCAGCCCATCACGGCCGACCTAGCCCTCCAAGCCCTCGCACCCAGGACCATGCAGTCCTACTGGACTGCTTGGTCGTGCTTCAAACAGTTCCAGGCAAAACACTCACTACCATTTCCCAGTTTCGATGCAGTCACCATATCATCATTTATCACCTACGCCCACACTTCACTCGGGATCAAAGTCTCTTCCATTAGAGTCTACCTAGCTGGCATTCATTTAGTCTACAAACTCCTCCACGGCTCCGAATGCCCTTCCTTCTCTGACACCAGGATAGGCTTGTTAATCAAAGGTATCCGTAGGCAACAGCCAGTCCCCCAAGACTCCCGCCTTCCCATTACCTCAAGCATTCTCGCCACCTGCCTCGCTACCCTTCGCAAAGGGTTCATATCACCACATTCCGATTTCACCATCTCCGTTATGTTTAtactggccttttttgggctGCTGAGATGTAGCAAGTTTACATGCCCTTCGTCTCTCTTCATTCCCGATGTCCACACGTGCATCGCAGATCTAGAGCAGCTAGACCAAGACACCATTCGATTTACCATCAAACAGAGTAAAACCGATCAGTTCCGAAAAGGACACTCCATATTCATTTTTAACTCCGCCTCAGATCTTCAGCCTTTACAATACCTATCTCACTACATCTCATACCGGTCAGCTCAAGCTTTGTCTACTAGCCCGCTCTTCGTGTCAGACGAAGGGCTACCCATCACTCGCCACAGATTCCAGACACTCTTAAAAAACATTCTAGTCAAATCTGGTTTTCCCGCGGATCGCTACTCCGCACACTCCTTCAGGATAGGAGCTGCCACAACAGCTGCGCTCATCGGCTTATCGGAGCAACAAATTAAAATACTGGGCCGTTGGTCCTCGGATGCCTACCAGTCTTACATCCGCTCCAATCTAGTGGATTTACGACTCGCTCAGCAAGCACTTATGTAG